From Hydrogenobacter sp., the proteins below share one genomic window:
- a CDS encoding DUF4198 domain-containing protein — MKRLFLLFVLSSIALSHDLWIEREGNSYALYYGHLHPQAGEEKFIKYKPEDVIKFECYDVKGKLILSRFEKSYPAKLKGISCATVYALFSSGYWTKSVEGLKNQPKDKVSGAIESWLSYESVKGIYSWNKALSKPLTEDLEIVPSEDPLNLKVGEKLRFFVFYRGKPLKDVVVAYDEHPIGTTDDDGGVNVRIKHYGLQNISASIREKADGVKADYTVRTANLIFEVK, encoded by the coding sequence ATGAAGAGACTATTTCTTCTCTTTGTTTTGTCCTCAATAGCTCTATCCCATGATCTATGGATAGAGAGGGAAGGAAACTCTTATGCACTCTACTATGGACATTTGCATCCCCAGGCGGGAGAAGAAAAGTTTATAAAATACAAACCCGAGGATGTGATAAAGTTTGAATGCTACGATGTGAAGGGAAAGCTTATCCTTTCAAGGTTTGAGAAGTCTTATCCTGCGAAGCTGAAAGGAATTTCCTGTGCGACAGTATATGCCCTTTTTTCTTCAGGTTACTGGACAAAGAGTGTGGAGGGGCTAAAAAACCAACCAAAAGACAAGGTGTCCGGTGCGATAGAGTCTTGGCTATCTTATGAAAGCGTAAAAGGTATTTATTCATGGAATAAGGCTCTTTCCAAACCGCTCACCGAGGATTTGGAGATAGTACCTTCAGAGGATCCCCTTAACCTGAAGGTAGGAGAAAAATTGAGATTTTTTGTGTTTTACAGAGGTAAACCTTTGAAAGATGTGGTAGTTGCCTACGATGAGCATCCTATTGGCACTACAGATGATGATGGTGGGGTAAACGTAAGGATAAAACATTATGGGCTTCAGAACATAAGTGCGTCAATAAGGGAAAAAGCTGACGGTGTTAAGGCAGATTATACTGTGAGAACAGCAAACCTTATCTTTGAGGTAAAGTGA